From Abiotrophia defectiva ATCC 49176:
TATGCATAGCAAATACTTTGATGTCATGCTTAATTAAGGCTTCATAGCGAGCCTGTTCAGGACTGGAAAAGTCAAACCGTCTAATTGGACTGAAGAGGACCGGATGGTGAACGATTAGGGTATCTACGCCTTTCTCAATGGCTTCGGCTAGACTGGCATCATCTAAATCCAAGACGGCCATTAGGCGCTTAACAGGAGCCTCAGGCCGACCAAAGTGGTTGCCGACCTGGTCCCAGGACTCGGCCATTTGAGGCGGATAGTGGGCCTCAAGGGCAGACATTAATTGGCGAAAATTTGTCATGTTATCATTACTCCTCTTCTTGACATTGGCTTAAGCTATCCGCAATCCAGCCTAATTTTTCAGCAATCTCGGCTAGTTTAGCTTGATCTGGTTGAGGTGCTGCTTGAATTTGGGCTTGAATGGCCTTGAGATTCGCTTCCTCTCGCGCCCATTTTTGTTTATATAAAGGCCCTCTGATTTGGCTTAAGCTTGGACCAAGATAGGCCTGACGTGGGCTTAAAGCAGAGGCACCAGGTTGATGCTGAGCAACGATGATTTCATAGAGTCGTTGACTGTCTTCCACGATGGTCTCGTGGACAATCTGGTAGTCGTGTTGACTAAGCCAGCTTCTCAGAGTGGCCTCCCCAATATTGGGCTGAAGCACTAACAAGGGGCCATGACTTAACTTATCTTGTCCCTCATCCAATATAGACCGAATGAGACTGCCTCCCATGCCACAAATACTGATAACATTAATAGCATCGTCAGCTTGGATGACGGCTAAGCCGTCCCCCAGCCTTACTTGAATAATTGAATCTAGGCCTTGACTTTGAACCTCGGCTTGGGCAGATTGATAAGGTCCCTTTACGACCTCCCCTGCTACTGCTGCTTGAATTTTTTGATTGAGGGCTAAATGGCATGGCAAATAGGCATGGTCACTGCCAATATCCGCCAAACGGATGTCACTGGCCCCATACTGGCAAATCAAATCTGCCACTGTGGCTAAACGTCGCGATAATTGTTGAGAATTCAAGCTCCCACCTCCTAAAACTACTAGTTCTATTATACCCCATTCTTGTGAAAACGCCTATGAATTTACTAAGACTTTGACGACTTTTCAGCAACTTGTTAATAAATGATAAAAAACGCGCTTGCCAATGGCAAGCGCGTTTCATTTTAAGGCAAATTAGTCATTTAAAAGACGTGAAACTTCCCGACGAGTCAGATAACGACTGCGTTTTGGAATGATGGTATCCACATTGGTGCGAGCCAGAATCACTAAGATAACGAAGGCTAGTGCCCAAGCCTCTAGACCAGCTAGAGCGGCAGTGCCCCAAGTAAAGGGAATTTCTTGTTGCATGAGCCAAAGCATGCCCACCTTGATAGCTAGGAAGCTAGCTACCACTAAGAGACTGGCAGTCCCCATATTCAGGTAAGTTGAGGAATAACGGCGGTTGTTGAGGGTCTTTTGGGTATATTTGGCGAAGAAACCTGCCAAGCCAGCTGCTGTATAGGGCAAAACATCAATCAAGGCAGTTGAGACAATATCGCCAAAATGCCCCGCTACAGCGCCCGTAATTAAGCCAACAACCACACCACTCACAACGGCATTGGCACCCCCATGACGGAGGCCTACCCAAATGAGAGGTAAGACAACAAGAGCAGTATGGAGAGGCAGCTCACCCAGTTTCAGCCAGAGTATAGAAATTGCCAAACTGAGTACAATGGCTAGCAGAACATCTCGCAAACGACGTACTGTATGTTTATTCATTAAGGCGTCCCTCCTTAGTTCTTATTAGGTTGGTATTGCGACGCTTCCATAATGATTGGAAGGACAACCGGACGACGCTTGGTTTCCTTGAAAAAGTACTTGCTGACTTGTTCTCGCAAATCACTCTTCAATTCAGCCCAGTCGAACTCTTCGCTGGCCAAGTGCTTATCCAAGATATCTAAGGTCATGTCCGAAGCAGATTCAATCAAATCGATGCTGGACTTAACATAGACGAAGCCACGGGTTACAATTTGTGGCCCCACTAATACCTTCTTGAGACGGCGGGAAATTGTCGCGACGATGACACAAATCCCATCCTCACTGAGGATACGACGGTCGCGTAAGACGACACTCCCGATATCGCCGACCCCATTCCCATCGACTAAGATGTCCCCTGCTGGCACTTCTTGAGTCATCAGGAATTGGCCCTTACGGTATTCAATCACATCACCAGCACTAGGAATGAAGATTTGATCGTCTTCATAACCCAATTGATTGGCAATATCGGCCAAAGCCGCTTGTTGACGGTATTCACCGTTTACAGGGATGATGATTTTTGGTTGTAAGAAATTAATCATGAGTTTGAGCTCATTAGGGGTCGCGTGACCAGAGGCTTTGAAGCTGTCGGTCAAGACCTTAACTTGAGCGCCTGCTCGGTAGATCATATCTTGGGTCCGCGCCATAGCTGTCTCAATGGCAATCGACGGCGTTGAAGCAAAAAGGACCAAATCTCCTTCTTGCATCTTGACTTGACGGTGACGACCTTGAGCCATGAGTTGCAAGGCTTGAATAGGCTCACCTGACATGCCGGTCTCTAAGATAATAATTTCATGGTCTTTGAACTTGCCAATATTCTTCATTTGGCCGAAGGTACGCTTACTTGGCATAATCAGTTTATCTAACTTGATGGCTGTATCCACGATATCCATGAGCTCCCCACCTGGAACGAAAATGGTCCGTTTAGAGGTGTGGGCAGCATCCATGACTTGTTGGAGACGTGCGATGTTGCTACCAACGCAGGCCACAATAACACGACCATGGGCATTACGGAAAGTCTCTAGAATCTCATCAGCAGCCTGTTGGTCACTCACGTTTTCCACATGGCTTTCAGCTTCCGAAGAATCGGCCAAGAGGGCTAAGACACCACTCTCCCCAATATCTGTCAAGCGTCCAAAGTGAGTCTTGTAAAGAGGCTTAGCACTTGGGTCAATGCGGAAGTCACCGGTATAGACAATGGAACCTTCCTTGGTTTGAATGACAATCCCCACAGAGTCTGGAATAGTGTGAGTTGTCCGGAAGAAGGAAACATTGGCATCTTCAAATTCAATTTCTACTTCTTCATCGATTTTGAAGAAGTTCTCCAAACGGTCAGCCAAGCCCCGTTCCTTAGCTAGAAGGGATGCCAATTCAATGGTCAATTCCGTCCCAAAAACAGGGGCTTCAATCACTTCTAGCAGATAAGGTAAGGCACCCACAGCATCGGCGTGCCCGTGAGTGAGGAAAATCCCCACGACACGGTCCGCATTTTCTTCTAAGTAGGAGAAGTCTGGGATGACGGCGTCAATCCCTAGCAAGCCCTCCTCTGGGAAGACTAAGCCACAGTCCATTACAAAAATAGACTCGTTGACTTCTACCACATACAGGTTTTTCCCTGCTTCGCGGACCCCACCTAGGGGAATAATTTTAATATTGCTCATAATTCACCTCAAAAATTCATTTCATAAAGTCGATAAGTGCTGTCGATAACCGGTCCAGCAATCATCACAACTGATTTAGATGTTCTTCTTATTATATACTGTTTTGCCTGATTTTGCAAAGGACGAATCGAGCCTGTACCCTCCGCCAAAAAGCCTAATTGCCAAAGTTTTTACTTGTTTCAACCACAGCCTTACACATAGCCTGAGCTAGTTTGGCATAAACTCTCATATCTTGACCTACAATCGATTCTGTCACCATCAGATCCGTTGTTTTTAAGGCCATAGCGCTGAAATACTGGCTGAGGATATGAGAAGACTTGAGATGGCCTAAGTGTTTCATAAATAATTCCTGAAAGGCCTGGTCCAATCGTGACCGGAATCCATCTGATCCTAAATTAACGGCTAACAAGCTTTGGAAGAAGGGACGGTCGGGTTCTACGATTTCAGTCACGAAGCCTTCCAGATACCGATAAAAGTCCAACTGATCATCAAATCTTCTGGCAATCAGTCGCTCAATCTTAGCCATTTGCTCGTCAATAATTTCCACTAGTAGCTCTTCCTTGCTTTCGAAATGGCTATAGAATGTTGACCTTGCACAGCCTGCCTCTTGGCAAATTTCTTCAATCGTCAAATGCTCAAATTCATCCACTTGGATCAGTTTTTGCAAAGCTTGTTTCAGTGCCTGTTTGCTTTTGATAATTCGTCTATCCATGGCGGAGCCTCCTAGTCAAACAACTTATTTAATCCAACAAATCAGGTTAATCTGTTGGATAAACAACAAATAGAGCTTTTCTGTTCTGTCTTATTATACACCATTTGGCTATGCTAGTGACAGATAGACCAAAAGGAGTGAAACTTATGAAACACTATACCGGCGACCCGCAATTTGACTTCCAGATTATTCGCTTTACCTCTCGACTTAAGCATCATCCTGAGGTTATGGCAGATTTAAGTGAAGTAGGCCAAGGCATCTCTGATTTTGAATCTTGGTACACTTGGTGGTCTAGCAAAGCTAGCGATTATGAAGCCCAAGGTAAATTGGACATTGCTGCGCGCTACTTTCGGGCAGCAGCCTTCTACTTAGACGCCACCGACCCTCGCAAAAAGTCCACTTTAGATCATTATACGGCCCTTTTTTATCAAACTTACCAGGGTTCCCCTTATAGCTACCATAAAATCCCCTATCCTGGCGGCTACTTGCCAGCTCTGCGGATAGAATGTCCCGGCGCTAGTCGAACCCTCCTCGTTCTTGGGGGCTTTGACGGAATGCTTGAAGAACTGTGTGACTTTGTGGCTCCCCTTCAAAATCAAGGATACCATCTTATCCTGTTCGACGGACCAGGTCAGGGCCAAACTTATCAGCAAGGCCTCACATTTCAGCCTAATTTTGAAGTGCCCGTTAAAGTTGTCCTAGATTATTTTGGCCTTAAGTCCTGCGACGCCATGGGACTGTCCTGGGGCGGATACTTTGTCATGAGAGCTGCGGCTTTTGAACCCCGCATTCAGTCAGTTATTTGTTTAGATATCTTCTATTCGGCTATGGATGCCCTCAAATTAACCTTGGGCCCAGTAGCCTATTCTGGCTTTCGCCTACTCTATCGTTTAGGGGCTAAGACATTGATTAATGCCTTAACTGAATATTTTACAAAATCCAATATACAACTCAAGTGGTCTCTACAGAATGGTTACCAACTGACTGGTGAGAAGACCCCTTATGATTTCTACCGAAATTTAGATCGTCACCAGGTAGCCCCTATCTTAAATCGTATTAGTCAACCTTGTTTATTATTAGCGGGACAAGAAGATCAATACGTCCCTACCTATCGTCTCAAGCAGATCAAAAGAAAATTAATCCATGCTAAGGCTATTGAAAGTCAGCTCTTCACTAGCCAGACAGGCGGGGCCCTTCACTGTCAAATGGATAGGCTAGACCTTGTCTATCCCCTTGTGCTGGACTTCCTACAAAAATACAAACACTAAATCAAAACCGCCCGTGACAACGGGCGGTTTGCTCTGCGGCTGGAAGCCTCTGCTACCGGCCACGGCCTAAAGGCCTACTGAATCGGTTTCCCTCCTGCACCACTTTTCCTCACTAGCTCTCAAAGAGCTTCACTTACTTTCTCCTATACTTTTCTCCTGTGAAAGGATCTGTCGCTTCGAACAAACTCAGTTGTTCTGCTACCTGGTCCTCCCGAACTTGATTTCGAATGTATTCTTCAATCTTCTCCTTGTTTCGGCCTACTGTATCCACGAAATAACCTCGACACCAAAACTTGCGGTTCCCATAACGATACTTTAAATTGGCGTATCGATCAAATATCATCAGACTGCTTTTTCCTTTCAGATACCCCATAAAGCTCGAAACACTCAATTTGGGTGGGATACTGACTAACATATGAATGTGGTCTTTGCAGGCATTTGCTTCATGGATCATGACGCCCTTGCGCTCGCATAATTCACGGATAATTCTGCCAATCGTTGCCTTGCACTTCCCATATATGATTTGACGTCGATACTTGGGGGCAAACACGATATGGTACTTACAATTCCAACTTGTGTGTGCTAAACTATCATTGTCCTTTTTCATAAGGATACCTCCCTGGTTCTTTTTGTGTGGTCGGGAAACCTACACTAAGTTTACCACTTGGGAGGTTATTTTTCTTACCTCGCTATAAGCTCTCCGGAACCACCAGCATTGCTGGTGGTTTTCTCCATACAATAAAAAAGAGGCCTATCGGCCTCTTTTCTTAATGCTATTGACCAAATATGTCCTGATAGAGCATGGCTTGACGTAGAGTTTGGGCGTCGCCACCTAGTTGGTCTATCAACTCATAGGCAAAAGCAATGCAAATTAAACTAGTCTTCCAAACCAGGAATCCGGTGGAAAATCTTATCAATGTTGACTAAATGAACTTCTAACTCGAAGCATGAATCAAGTGTCGCAGCATCCATGGTCGCTTGAATGGTTGGGTCTTCTTGCAAGAGTTGCTTGAAAGGAATGGCCTCAAACCAAGACTTCATGGCCAGCGGTTGTACCAGGTCATAGGCCTGCTCACGGGCAAAGCCGTATTTTTCGATCAAGGTCGACATGGTCCGCTGAGCGAAGATAACACCATGAGTGGCATAGATATTCTTAATCATATTGTCTTCGAAAATGGTTAGATTTTGGATAACCTTAGTGAAGCGCGCTAACATGTAATCTAAGAGACTAGTTGCATCCATCGATAAGATACGTTCCGCACTAGAGTGGGAAATGTCCCGTTCATGCCAGAGTGGAATATTCTCATAGGCTGCCAGCATATAGCCCCGCATCATCCGGGCGCAACCAGCCATGTTCTCACTTGAGATTGGATTGCGCTTATGCGGCATGGCACTAGACCCTTTTTGATTTTTAGAGAAGAACTCTTCTGCTTCTCGCACTTCAGTCCGTTGGAGATGCCGAATCTCTACGCCAATTTTCTCAATTGAACTCGCGATTAAGGCCAAGGTGGCATAATAATCAGCATGTCGGTCCCGTTGGAGGGTCTGAGTAGACACATGGCTAGACTCAATACCCAGGCTTTGGCAGACATAGTCTTGAACTTCTGGTGGCGTGTTGGAGAAAGTCCCCACAGCTCCTGAAATCTTACCGACTTCTACCATCTTACGGGCAGCCTTGAAGCGTTCGATATGACGATTAAATTCATCATAGTAGAGGGCAAATTTGAGCCCAAAGCTAGAGATATCAGCATGTACCCCGTGGGTCCGACCAATACATGGCGTGAATTTATACTTGAGGGCTTTTTCCTTGAGCGCGGCCTGGAAATCTAAGAGGTCTTGATAGAGAATATCATTGGCTTCTTTATAAAGGACACCATAGGCTGTGTCCACAACGTCGGTTGAGGTCAAGCCATAGTGAATCCACTTCTTCTCAGGACCTAAGTAGCTGGAGACATTGCGGGTGAAAGCCACAACATCGTGCTTGGTTTCCTTCTCTAATTCCAGAATGCCCGCTAGGTCGAAGTCGGCCTTTTCAAAGAGGGCTTGGACATCTTCTTCAGGGACTACACCTAAGGTTGACCAAGCTTTAGCGGCATATAGTTCAACTTGGAGGGCAGCCCGCCAACGATTTTCATCACTAAAAATACTACGCATAGGTTCGCGACTGTAACGTTCTAACATCTTATAACTCCTTTACTTGAGCCTGCGCTTATAATGAGCGGTAGCCGATATCCTGACGGTAGAATAAATCAGGGCAATCAATCTTCTTAATCTCATCATAAACCTTCTGTCTAGCGCTGGCAAGTGTAGTCCCCTTGGCGCAGACAATGAGGACACGTCCACCATTAATGGTCAGCTGATTGGCTACCTTGCGGGTCCCCATGTGGAAGACTGGTACACTTAGCTGATCCAAGCCCTTAATGACGCTACCTTTAACACTCGCTTCAGGATAACCTTTGGCGGCTAAAACCACGCCAATAACCGCATCTTGATCCCATTCCAATTGGAAGTCCTGGCCATCAATGACGGCATTAGCCACCTGATAAAGGCTGGACTTAAGTTGGAGAAGGAGGACTTCACATTCTGGATCCCCAAAACGAACATTGAATTCAATGGTTTTGACGCCATCGGCACATTTCATCAGGCCAGCATAGAGGATGCCATAGAAAGGCATGCCTTCTTGAGACATGGCATCGACCATAGGTTGAACGACTTGATCTAAGCCTTGGGCAACATCCTGGTCGCTGATATGAGAAATAGGCAGATAGGCTCCCATGCCCCCAGTATTGAGGCCACGGTCACCGTCTAGGGCCCGTTTATGGTCTTGGGCCACCTTCATAGGCACGACCTTGCGGTCTGACACAAAGCACATAAGGGAAAACTCTTCCCCTTCTAGGAATTCTTCAATAACAACTGAGCCACCTGCGTCCGCAAATTTAGCTTCTTGCATCATGGCTTTGAGCGCTTCTTGCGCTTCTTCTTGAGTCTGGGCGATGATGACGCCCTTGCCTGCGGCTAGGCCATCGGCCTTGAGGACAATAGGGCTTGCCTGTTGGGCAAGATATTGTTTGGCTGCCTCATAATCGCTAAAGCTCTCATGCTTGGCTGTTGGAATTTGGTATTTGGCCATCATCTGCTTGGAGAAGACCTTGCTACCTTCTAACTGAGCCGCCTGAGCAGAAGGACCAAAGGCCCGAATACCAGCTGCTTGAAGGCGATCCACTAGGCCGTCGACTAGATATACTTCTGGTCCTATGAAGACCAAATCAATGGGCTCCGTCTGACAAAAAGCAATGAGCTCAGCTTCGGTCAGAGATAAACAGGTCCCAAACTCCGCCACGGCTGGGTTATCCCCTAGGAGAAAAACTTGATGACCTTCTTGGTGGAACTTGTAAGCTATGGCATGCTCACGCCCACCGGCACCTACTACGAGTACCTTAGCCATCTTAGTGTTTAAAGTGGCGTGTGATCGAGAAGACCATGGCCACACCTTTCTCATTGGCTACATCAATGGAGGCTTGGTCCTTGATAGAACCACCTGGTTGCACCACTGCGCTGATGCCATAGTCAGCTGCAATTTCAAGGCTATCAGGCATTGGGAAGAAGGCATCTGAAGCCAGTACTGCTCCCTTAGCCTTGTCGCCAGCCTGTTCGAGGGCTAGCTTAGCTGCCCCAACCCGGTTCATTTGTCCGGCGCCAATACCTAGTGTCTGGCCATTTTTAGCCACTACAATGGCGTTGGACTTGACATGCTTCACAATCTTAAGACCAAATTCTAAATCAGCTTTTTGGTCCTCACTTGGGGCCAGATGGGTCACTTGACGCCAGTCTTCTGCTAGGGCTTGATTGGCATCTTGAATCAAGAGACCGCCCCGCACACTCTTAATTTGGGCTTGTGCTAAGTTGCCACCTTGTGGGATTTGATAGAGACGCAGATTTTTCTTCTTCTTAAGCAAATCTAAAGCTTCCGCCTCATAGCCTTCAGCTAGGATAATTTCCAAGAAAATGGCATGTAATCGCTCTGCGGTCGCCAAATCTACTACCCCATTGATTGCAACAATCCCACCAAAGATAGAGACAGGATCCGCCTCATAAGCCTTATCGAAGGCTTCCTTGACACTGGCCCCTAGCGCTACCCCACAAGGGTTCATATGTTTCAAGACCACACAGGCTGTTTGGCCTTGAAACTCATTGAGGATATCCAAAGCAGCGCTAGCGTCTTGAAGGTTATTATAGGACATTTGCTTGCCGTGCAGTTGAGTGGCTGATTGCAGGGTATAGCTTTCAGCTTGATCGCTGACATAGTGCCAAGCCTTTTGGTGCGGGTTCTCACCATAGCGTAAGCTATCCTCTAGCTTGTAAGACAAGGTCAAAATATCTGGCACTAAGTGATCGACTTGATCAAAGTATCGCGCAATGGCCGCATCATAGGCCGCCGTTCTATGGTAAACCTTGATGGCTAGGCGCCGGCGAGTGGCTGCTGACACCTGTCCAGTCTCTGCTAATTCCGCTAAGACAGCCGGGTAGTCTGCCACATCACAGACGACCGTCACATCTTGATGGTTTTTGGCTGCTGAGCGCAACATGCTTGGCCCACCAATATCGATATTTTCAATCACTTCTACTTCCGTCACGCCTGCTTTCTTGACTGTCTCTTCGAAAGGATAGAGGTTGACACAGACTAAGTCAATATAATCAATTTGATTTTGACTGACTTGCTCACGATGCAAATCAGAGTCACGTTTGGCTAAGAGTCCACCATGGATAGCCGGATGCAGCGTTTTAACTCGGCCTTCCAAAATCTCGGGGAAACCAGTGACAGAGGCTACATCTAAAACCTCTAGGCCTGCATCTTTCAGAAAGGTGGCCGTCCCACCCGTACTAATTAACTCATAGCCAGCCGCCACTAGGCCCTTGGCGAAGTCTAGTAAGCCCGTCTTGTCGCTGACACTTAATAAGGCACGTTTTTTACTCATATTGCCCTCCTTCTCATGCTTGGGTTAGTAATTGATAGACGACCTGTGGCAACAGTTCATGCTCCAAGTCGTGAATGCGTTGCGTTAAATCCTCCAAGGATTCCTCTCTTGGATGTTGGAGACTGGCTTGGGCAATGACCTGGCCACTGTCTAGTTCTTCATTGACATAGTGGACACTAATGCCAATTTCACTATCGCCTGCCCGGTAGGCTTGACCAATGGCATCGACTCCCTTGTATTTTGGCAACAAGGAAGGATGCAAGTTAATCATGGGCCCCTTGTAATGTTCTAATAGGTAAGGAGAAACAATCCGCATGTAGCCAGCCAAGATAATCAGGTCAACTGGCTCAATGGCCTCTAGAATGGCTGCTTCAAACTCATCCTTGCTAGCATACTCCTTAGGACTAAAGACAAAACAGTCAATGCCACGGCTTTGGGCCTTGGCCACAACCGGCGCGCCAGGCTTATCACAGACTAATTTGCTGATGGTCATGACTTCCTTCAGTCGGTCGTCATCGGCTAGGGCTTGAAAATTAGACCCGGTCCCTGAGGCGAAAATCGCAACGCGTTTTTTGGCTTGGGTCATGAGATAACAATCCCTTCTTGGTCAGTTACTTGGCCTAAAACAAAGGCATCTGGCAGGAGGCCCAAGACGGTTTCAACATCTTCAGACTCTAGAACAAAGGCTAGACCAACCCCCATATTGAAGACATGATACATTTCCTCCCATTCTACCTGTCCTACTTGACTCAAATAGTGGAAGATTTCTGGTACTTGATAGGCCTTGCTATCAAGGCTCATACCCAGTCCGGATGCCAAGCAACGAGGTAGGTTTTCATGGAAGCCACCCCCTGTAATATGGGCAATGCCGGCCACTTTGACTTGGGCCATGACGGCTTCTACTTCTTTGGCGTAGATACGCGTAGGGGTTAGGAGGGTCTCACCTAAGGTCGAATTACCAAAGGCTGACTTGAGGTCTAAATCATGGTCGCTAATAATCTTACGAACCAGCGAAAAACCATTTGAATGGACACCACTTGAAGGGACTCCAACCACAACCTGGCCAGCTCGCGTGTTTTCAGGAGAAAGCAAGAGTTCCTTCTCTTGGGCACCTACACAGAAACCCGCAATGTCATACTCGCCGTCTTCATAGAAGCCCGCCATCTCAGCTGTCTCACCACCTACAATGGCACAGCCGGCTTGGACGCAGCCATCGGCCACGCCACTGACAATGGCTTCGATTTGCTCCGGATAGTTCTTACCTACCGCAAGATAATCTAGGAAGAAAAGTGGTTTAGCACCTTGGGCCAAGATATCGTTGACACACATAGCCACCACATCAATCCCAATAGTGTTGTGAATATCAAGCTCAAAGGCCAACTTAAGCTTGGTCCCTACCCCATCGGTACCACTTACCAAGACGGGATTCTTGAAATGATAGGCGCTCAAATCAAAGCAGCCACCAAAACTACCGATGGAGGCTAGCATACCAAGATTCTTGGTTCTGGCTACATGTTTCTTAATGCGTTCGACAGATTCATAACCGGCTTCAAGGCTCACGCCACTGGCTGCATAGTGTTTACTCATGTTGGGCCTCCTTTTTGGCTAAATAGGCTTGTTGGATAGGGGTCAGCGACTCATAGAATTGCTGCTCATAATCGTGTAGACCAGCTACATAGTCGGCAGAAAAGCAGTCCATGCAGAGGCCCTTATTAGGACCTTCAGCCTCTAGGCCAATCGCGTCTTTGAGCCCTTCTTCACTGAGAAAGGCCAAGCTATCTGCATTAATAAGTTGGCAAACTTCCTCCAAACTGTGATTGGCGCAAATCAATTCCCCTGAAGTCGACATATCGATGCCGTAGAAGGATGGGAAGAGAATAGGTGGTGCCGCGATCCGCACATGAACTTCCTTGGCACCGGCCTCCTTAAGTAATTGGACAATCCGCCGCGAGGTAGTCCCCCGCACGATGGAATCATCTACCATGACGACTCGCTTGCCGCCCACAATGGATTTAACGGCAGATAGTTTCATGCGAACCCCTTGCTCCCGTAATTCTTGAGTAGGTTGAATAAAGGTCCGGGCAACGTATTGGTTCTTAATCAAGCCCATTTCATAGGGCAATCCGGATACTTCAGCATAGCCGGTAGCGGCTGAGAGTGATGAATTAGGTACCCCAATTACCATGTCGGCCTGAGCAGGGGCTTCTTGCGCTAGGAGACGGCCAGCACGTTTGCGGGTGGCATGGACATTCTGACCGGCAATGACTGAGTCAGGTCGAGCAAAATATACATATTCCATAGCTGTTACAGCAGGCGCTTGAGGTGCCGCATAGGCTTCAATCCGAATGCCTTGATCGTTGATGACAACATATTGACCGGCCATAATATTGCAGACGAACTCTGCCCCAACCACATCAATGGCACAAGTTTCACTGGCAGCAACATAGGCCCCATTTTTCATCTTGCCAATTACTAGAGGACGTAAGGCATGCTGGTCCACCGCTCCATAGAGGGCATCCTTGGTGACAATCAGATAGGTAAAACCGCCACGCAGTTGATTAAGGCCCTCTTGAAGTTTACCTTCGAAGGTCTCCGCTTGGCTGTGGCGAATGAGGTGAACCAAGACTTCCGTATCAGAGGAAGAATGGAAGATGGCCCCCCGCTCTTCAAGGTGCTTGCGTAATGCGCGAGCATTGACCAAATTCCCATTATGGCAAATTCCCAAATCCATATCATAGAAATGAAAGAGAAAGGGTTGCACATTTTCAATATGATTGCTACCAGAGG
This genomic window contains:
- a CDS encoding TetR/AcrR family transcriptional regulator; the encoded protein is MDRRIIKSKQALKQALQKLIQVDEFEHLTIEEICQEAGCARSTFYSHFESKEELLVEIIDEQMAKIERLIARRFDDQLDFYRYLEGFVTEIVEPDRPFFQSLLAVNLGSDGFRSRLDQAFQELFMKHLGHLKSSHILSQYFSAMALKTTDLMVTESIVGQDMRVYAKLAQAMCKAVVETSKNFGN
- a CDS encoding tRNA (adenine(22)-N(1))-methyltransferase — protein: MNSQQLSRRLATVADLICQYGASDIRLADIGSDHAYLPCHLALNQKIQAAVAGEVVKGPYQSAQAEVQSQGLDSIIQVRLGDGLAVIQADDAINVISICGMGGSLIRSILDEGQDKLSHGPLLVLQPNIGEATLRSWLSQHDYQIVHETIVEDSQRLYEIIVAQHQPGASALSPRQAYLGPSLSQIRGPLYKQKWAREEANLKAIQAQIQAAPQPDQAKLAEIAEKLGWIADSLSQCQEEE
- a CDS encoding alpha/beta hydrolase, giving the protein MKHYTGDPQFDFQIIRFTSRLKHHPEVMADLSEVGQGISDFESWYTWWSSKASDYEAQGKLDIAARYFRAAAFYLDATDPRKKSTLDHYTALFYQTYQGSPYSYHKIPYPGGYLPALRIECPGASRTLLVLGGFDGMLEELCDFVAPLQNQGYHLILFDGPGQGQTYQQGLTFQPNFEVPVKVVLDYFGLKSCDAMGLSWGGYFVMRAAAFEPRIQSVICLDIFYSAMDALKLTLGPVAYSGFRLLYRLGAKTLINALTEYFTKSNIQLKWSLQNGYQLTGEKTPYDFYRNLDRHQVAPILNRISQPCLLLAGQEDQYVPTYRLKQIKRKLIHAKAIESQLFTSQTGGALHCQMDRLDLVYPLVLDFLQKYKH
- a CDS encoding ribonuclease J; this translates as MSNIKIIPLGGVREAGKNLYVVEVNESIFVMDCGLVFPEEGLLGIDAVIPDFSYLEENADRVVGIFLTHGHADAVGALPYLLEVIEAPVFGTELTIELASLLAKERGLADRLENFFKIDEEVEIEFEDANVSFFRTTHTIPDSVGIVIQTKEGSIVYTGDFRIDPSAKPLYKTHFGRLTDIGESGVLALLADSSEAESHVENVSDQQAADEILETFRNAHGRVIVACVGSNIARLQQVMDAAHTSKRTIFVPGGELMDIVDTAIKLDKLIMPSKRTFGQMKNIGKFKDHEIIILETGMSGEPIQALQLMAQGRHRQVKMQEGDLVLFASTPSIAIETAMARTQDMIYRAGAQVKVLTDSFKASGHATPNELKLMINFLQPKIIIPVNGEYRQQAALADIANQLGYEDDQIFIPSAGDVIEYRKGQFLMTQEVPAGDILVDGNGVGDIGSVVLRDRRILSEDGICVIVATISRRLKKVLVGPQIVTRGFVYVKSSIDLIESASDMTLDILDKHLASEEFDWAELKSDLREQVSKYFFKETKRRPVVLPIIMEASQYQPNKN
- the purB gene encoding adenylosuccinate lyase, which encodes MLERYSREPMRSIFSDENRWRAALQVELYAAKAWSTLGVVPEEDVQALFEKADFDLAGILELEKETKHDVVAFTRNVSSYLGPEKKWIHYGLTSTDVVDTAYGVLYKEANDILYQDLLDFQAALKEKALKYKFTPCIGRTHGVHADISSFGLKFALYYDEFNRHIERFKAARKMVEVGKISGAVGTFSNTPPEVQDYVCQSLGIESSHVSTQTLQRDRHADYYATLALIASSIEKIGVEIRHLQRTEVREAEEFFSKNQKGSSAMPHKRNPISSENMAGCARMMRGYMLAAYENIPLWHERDISHSSAERILSMDATSLLDYMLARFTKVIQNLTIFEDNMIKNIYATHGVIFAQRTMSTLIEKYGFAREQAYDLVQPLAMKSWFEAIPFKQLLQEDPTIQATMDAATLDSCFELEVHLVNIDKIFHRIPGLED
- the tnpA gene encoding IS200/IS605 family transposase; this encodes MKKDNDSLAHTSWNCKYHIVFAPKYRRQIIYGKCKATIGRIIRELCERKGVMIHEANACKDHIHMLVSIPPKLSVSSFMGYLKGKSSLMIFDRYANLKYRYGNRKFWCRGYFVDTVGRNKEKIEEYIRNQVREDQVAEQLSLFEATDPFTGEKYRRK
- a CDS encoding energy-coupled thiamine transporter ThiT, whose translation is MNKHTVRRLRDVLLAIVLSLAISILWLKLGELPLHTALVVLPLIWVGLRHGGANAVVSGVVVGLITGAVAGHFGDIVSTALIDVLPYTAAGLAGFFAKYTQKTLNNRRYSSTYLNMGTASLLVVASFLAIKVGMLWLMQQEIPFTWGTAALAGLEAWALAFVILVILARTNVDTIIPKRSRYLTRREVSRLLND